One stretch of Cohnella algarum DNA includes these proteins:
- a CDS encoding SAM-dependent methyltransferase — protein sequence MKRNRSRPPIADKFREQLLRSGREGRTADGETVVCLTFCDYMRLCLYDPHYGYYRSGPARVGREGDFYTSPFVGDAMGRQLASSLRKLADEHFGAGIVNVVDWGGGTGRLVRQLAEAWSDEAGGGRFRLFVAEDHPAHRREAERTLCGDRARPMATVMDSAQAESYPWKEHNAIVIANELLDAFPVHRVTVREGELLEWGVAWAESSAKPEACLTRPSRPELAACLAADGIGLRDGQTVEIGLEAVEWIAGMAGKLGDALLAVIDYGDEAGDLAAPHRTDGTLVCYRRHAAGVDPYEAPGEQDMTAHVNFTAVRAAAAAAGWRPVWQGTQQRFLIESGILERLSAHAITDPFDPVVRRNRSIRQLLLSDAMSELFKVHIFFKGNGSRV from the coding sequence ATGAAACGGAATCGATCTCGACCGCCTATTGCCGATAAATTCCGGGAACAGCTCCTTCGGAGCGGCCGCGAAGGGCGGACCGCGGACGGAGAGACCGTCGTTTGCCTGACGTTTTGCGACTATATGCGGCTTTGCCTGTACGACCCCCATTACGGCTATTATCGAAGCGGCCCCGCGCGCGTCGGAAGGGAGGGCGACTTTTACACGAGCCCGTTCGTCGGCGATGCGATGGGCAGGCAGCTCGCGAGCTCGCTTCGAAAGCTGGCCGACGAGCATTTCGGCGCCGGCATCGTAAACGTTGTCGATTGGGGAGGGGGAACGGGAAGGCTGGTCCGCCAGCTGGCCGAGGCCTGGTCGGACGAAGCCGGCGGCGGAAGGTTTCGGCTGTTCGTCGCGGAGGATCACCCCGCGCACCGGCGGGAAGCGGAGAGGACGCTTTGCGGCGACCGTGCGCGGCCGATGGCGACCGTGATGGACAGCGCCCAGGCGGAAAGCTATCCGTGGAAGGAACACAACGCCATCGTCATCGCCAACGAGCTGCTCGACGCGTTTCCCGTTCATCGGGTGACGGTGCGGGAAGGCGAGCTCCTCGAATGGGGCGTGGCCTGGGCCGAGAGCTCGGCGAAACCCGAGGCCTGCCTGACCCGGCCAAGCAGGCCGGAGCTGGCGGCGTGCCTCGCCGCGGACGGAATCGGTTTGCGCGATGGGCAAACCGTCGAAATCGGCCTGGAAGCCGTCGAGTGGATCGCCGGCATGGCCGGAAAGCTGGGCGACGCGCTGCTGGCCGTCATCGATTACGGCGACGAGGCGGGGGATCTGGCGGCGCCGCACCGGACGGACGGGACGCTCGTCTGCTACCGGCGGCATGCGGCCGGCGTCGATCCGTACGAAGCGCCGGGCGAGCAGGATATGACGGCGCACGTGAATTTCACGGCGGTGCGGGCCGCTGCCGCAGCGGCGGGATGGCGGCCGGTCTGGCAGGGGACGCAGCAGCGTTTTTTGATCGAGTCTGGCATTTTGGAACGGTTGTCGGCGCACGCGATAACCGACCCGTTCGATCCGGTCGTCCGGAGGAATCGCTCGATCCGCCAGCTGCTGCTGTCCGACGCCATGAGCGAGCTGTTCAAGGTGCACATTTTTTTCAAAGGGAACGGTTCGAGAGTTTAG
- a CDS encoding DUF2626 family protein, whose product MARMFRVLGFFTLVIALMSFAGDMWEMSLLFFIQSAVFFLLGYLKFTEKTYIYMFWGYMIIAFLGFTYWSVFEMDLPY is encoded by the coding sequence ATGGCACGCATGTTTCGGGTGCTCGGCTTCTTCACGCTTGTGATCGCTCTTATGTCTTTCGCAGGCGACATGTGGGAAATGTCTTTGCTGTTCTTTATCCAGTCGGCGGTATTTTTCCTGCTCGGATATTTGAAATTCACGGAAAAGACCTATATCTACATGTTTTGGGGATATATGATCATTGCGTTCCTTGGCTTTACATATTGGTCGGTGTTCGAAATGGATTTGCCTTACTAA
- a CDS encoding 2-dehydropantoate 2-reductase, with amino-acid sequence MRIAIVGGGALGLLFGGRLAAAGRKAELWTRTREQAELLSSAGIRLMDADGGSPVDVPVAARAVDDVPADGGGPIAFLAVKQTSLSPELLAGLRRAVPPGGAIIALMNGIGHTDLLADALPGRAIVAAVTTEAALKVDPRSVLHAGRGTTWLGQAPLFGTYPARYADPMPEETAFAVEKCLLQAGFSVSLSNDMMDRMLRKLLVNAVVNPLTALLRLRNGELSATADRRSLMRAVYEESAAILAPYGLRDPELLWREVLDVCEGTAANRSSMLQDVLAGRPTEIDAINGAIARMGSAIGRSASWNEKLAALVKAISGE; translated from the coding sequence GTGCGGATCGCGATCGTAGGAGGAGGGGCGCTCGGCTTGCTGTTCGGAGGCAGGCTGGCGGCCGCGGGACGGAAGGCGGAGCTGTGGACGCGAACGAGGGAGCAGGCGGAGCTGCTGTCGTCCGCGGGCATCCGCCTCATGGACGCGGACGGAGGCTCGCCCGTCGACGTTCCCGTGGCCGCGCGGGCCGTCGACGACGTGCCTGCGGACGGCGGCGGGCCGATCGCCTTTCTTGCCGTAAAGCAAACCTCGCTTTCCCCGGAGCTGCTCGCCGGGCTGAGGCGCGCCGTTCCGCCCGGCGGCGCGATCATCGCGCTGATGAACGGCATCGGGCACACGGACCTGCTCGCCGACGCTTTGCCGGGACGGGCGATTGTCGCGGCGGTGACGACCGAAGCGGCGCTGAAGGTCGACCCCCGTTCGGTTTTGCATGCCGGCCGGGGGACGACCTGGCTCGGACAAGCCCCGCTGTTCGGGACGTATCCCGCCCGCTATGCCGATCCGATGCCGGAGGAAACGGCGTTCGCCGTCGAAAAATGCCTTCTGCAGGCAGGATTTTCCGTTTCCCTGTCGAATGATATGATGGACAGAATGCTGCGCAAGCTGCTCGTCAATGCGGTCGTGAATCCGCTGACGGCGCTGCTTCGGCTAAGGAACGGGGAACTGTCGGCGACGGCGGACCGGCGTTCGCTCATGCGCGCCGTTTACGAAGAATCGGCGGCCATCCTGGCGCCGTACGGTTTGCGGGATCCGGAGCTGCTCTGGCGGGAAGTGCTCGACGTCTGCGAAGGAACGGCCGCCAATCGCTCCTCCATGCTCCAGGACGTGCTGGCGGGACGCCCGACGGAAATCGACGCCATCAACGGGGCGATCGCCCGCATGGGTTCCGCGATCGGGAGAAGCGCGTCCTGGAACGAGAAGCTCGCGGCGTTGGTAAAGGCGATATCCGGCGAATGA
- a CDS encoding DUF3397 domain-containing protein, translating to MAAIWEALKYAYAALAVVPMIPFLLVFLVVHARSKDKKRAIQLSMDVTTLFLIGIVSSLLNQFGTSFGPYLILLFMLLLAGLIGNAQNRVRGKVDGTKLVRAVWRLSFFMLSVVYVLLMAVTLVKYLFVQSA from the coding sequence ATGGCGGCGATATGGGAAGCATTAAAGTATGCTTATGCTGCGTTGGCCGTTGTGCCGATGATTCCCTTTCTCCTTGTCTTCCTCGTCGTGCATGCCCGAAGCAAGGATAAAAAGCGGGCCATCCAGCTGTCGATGGACGTGACGACCCTCTTTCTGATCGGCATCGTGTCCAGCCTCCTGAACCAGTTCGGCACGTCGTTCGGTCCGTATTTGATTTTGCTGTTCATGCTGCTGCTTGCGGGGCTCATCGGCAACGCCCAAAACCGGGTCCGCGGCAAGGTGGACGGAACAAAGCTCGTTCGAGCGGTGTGGCGGCTGTCGTTTTTTATGCTGAGCGTCGTCTACGTCCTGCTGATGGCGGTTACGCTGGTCAAATACCTGTTCGTGCAGTCGGCGTGA
- a CDS encoding extracellular solute-binding protein — protein MKSRKSSVVLVLLAIAVLLLSLWDSAPAPTTESILTSEGGEASPPAADEQEPNAELKVTAVASSSDFAALSRQNESFRLRYPDIRVELARMDPAEADLLWERELWSAEDSDLWLVPNERVKALAVAGELMPADGVFVGEAISEPFDVLLSQVRWNGYIWGVPRDMDPHVIVWNRETLRELGNDADPLSVPLSLAEWRELALKLAETGGDADWLAIDDTDPLALLAWVGSAARLREDAVLDGTSWTGSGEAFEQALSLLAEFREGVRTGPQNAAFWRTFAEEGVAAVARHSEALLALDALPEAASDRLHLDRSSWERAFVWPGGQSFVLSAKSQHEEAAQLWAAEMTSKDNQLQNYRDSRKLPVYRSLFSAAGSVPIPLHEAGTGAFPNMPALASGPNAAERLSELGAAWNGLMDGSVTVEDWKRLDPGLFADF, from the coding sequence GTGAAGAGTCGCAAATCGAGCGTCGTTCTCGTGCTGCTGGCAATAGCCGTTCTATTGCTGTCGCTTTGGGATTCCGCTCCCGCCCCGACGACGGAGTCGATTTTGACGAGCGAAGGCGGGGAAGCATCCCCGCCCGCGGCGGACGAGCAGGAGCCGAACGCGGAGCTCAAAGTCACGGCGGTCGCGAGCAGCTCCGATTTCGCCGCATTGTCCCGCCAGAACGAGTCGTTTCGGCTCCGCTATCCCGACATCCGCGTCGAGCTCGCCCGAATGGATCCGGCCGAAGCCGACCTGCTGTGGGAACGGGAACTGTGGAGCGCCGAAGACTCGGACCTGTGGCTCGTGCCGAACGAACGCGTCAAAGCGCTCGCGGTGGCGGGGGAGCTAATGCCGGCCGACGGCGTGTTCGTCGGGGAGGCGATATCGGAACCGTTCGACGTTCTCCTCTCGCAAGTGCGGTGGAACGGCTACATATGGGGCGTGCCCCGCGATATGGATCCGCATGTCATCGTTTGGAATCGCGAAACCCTTCGCGAGCTCGGAAACGATGCGGATCCGCTTTCCGTGCCGCTTTCGCTTGCGGAATGGCGGGAACTGGCGTTAAAGCTGGCCGAAACCGGCGGGGACGCGGATTGGCTTGCGATCGACGATACCGATCCGCTTGCCCTGCTCGCATGGGTCGGATCCGCGGCCAGGCTGCGGGAAGACGCGGTGCTGGACGGGACGAGCTGGACCGGAAGCGGGGAAGCCTTCGAGCAGGCGCTTTCGCTGCTGGCGGAATTCCGCGAGGGCGTCCGCACGGGCCCGCAAAACGCCGCCTTCTGGCGAACGTTCGCGGAAGAGGGCGTGGCGGCGGTCGCCAGGCATTCCGAAGCGCTGCTGGCGCTGGATGCCTTGCCGGAAGCGGCTTCGGACCGCCTTCACTTGGACCGCTCCTCGTGGGAGCGCGCGTTCGTATGGCCGGGCGGCCAAAGCTTCGTGCTGTCCGCCAAATCGCAGCATGAAGAAGCGGCCCAATTATGGGCCGCCGAAATGACGAGCAAAGACAATCAACTGCAAAACTACCGCGATTCGCGCAAGCTGCCCGTCTATCGTTCTCTCTTTTCGGCTGCCGGCAGCGTTCCGATTCCGCTGCACGAGGCGGGAACGGGCGCGTTTCCGAATATGCCCGCGCTCGCTTCGGGGCCGAACGCCGCCGAACGGCTAAGCGAGCTCGGCGCGGCATGGAACGGCCTGATGGACGGTTCCGTAACGGTGGAGGACTGGAAACGGCTCGACCCGGGGCTATTTGCCGATTTTTAA
- the bshC gene encoding bacillithiol biosynthesis cysteine-adding enzyme BshC produces MNLTPLDGLSSPSLAELYRRQDERVRGLFGSHPSAEGDWRRRAAALDAAAGRRADRKLVAGAIREYHARLPAFEAVARSLAKLESSDSLVVVGGQQAGLFGGPLMIVYKALTVIETARHAERLLGRPVVPVFWIAGEDHDFDEANHVFVAAAGGELARIRMERPEGARHSVSRTPLGGQEWEAALEALSAALPDTEFKPGLLERLRKHVSDEPTLTLAFARLLADWFGPSGLLLLDADDPNLRALEGPFFRELIERNDELEHALREGEGAVRELGFPLQAESSPGCANVFVHLESGRTLLFKKDGRFSDKKEEAFFSKDELLDMADGGSTRLSNNALTRPMMQEYLLPVLGTVLGHAEIAYWSSLGAAFKRFGMSMPIIVPRQSFTFLEPNIRKLLDKYEITAEEVIREGESRKEKWLAEQDRWQLDAKFADVRDRFAELYAPILDTMSALQPALRKLGESNQDKIFEQIAYLEKRASDALAKQHEAGLRQWDRMRGSLAPQDKLQERVLGSIHFLNRYGPDWLAGWHQVPFEATGGHRLVENLISEALV; encoded by the coding sequence ATGAATCTAACACCCTTGGATGGGTTGTCTTCTCCTTCGCTGGCGGAGTTATATCGACGTCAAGACGAGAGAGTTCGCGGCCTTTTCGGAAGCCACCCTTCGGCGGAAGGCGATTGGCGCCGCCGCGCCGCGGCGCTGGATGCGGCGGCCGGACGCCGCGCGGACCGGAAGCTGGTCGCCGGCGCGATCCGCGAGTACCATGCCCGGCTGCCGGCGTTCGAGGCGGTCGCGCGTTCGCTGGCGAAGCTGGAATCTTCCGACAGCCTTGTCGTCGTAGGCGGTCAGCAGGCCGGCCTGTTCGGCGGTCCCCTTATGATCGTATACAAGGCGCTGACCGTCATCGAAACGGCGCGCCATGCGGAGCGCCTGCTCGGCCGTCCGGTCGTCCCGGTATTCTGGATCGCGGGCGAGGATCACGATTTTGACGAGGCGAACCACGTCTTCGTGGCGGCTGCCGGCGGCGAGCTCGCCCGGATCCGGATGGAGCGCCCCGAGGGCGCGCGTCATTCCGTCAGCCGCACCCCGCTTGGCGGACAGGAGTGGGAGGCCGCGCTCGAGGCGCTGTCCGCCGCCTTGCCGGACACCGAGTTCAAGCCCGGCTTGCTCGAACGCTTGCGCAAGCACGTTTCGGATGAGCCGACGCTGACGCTCGCCTTCGCCCGTTTGCTGGCGGACTGGTTCGGACCTTCCGGGCTGCTGCTGCTCGATGCGGACGACCCGAACCTGCGCGCGTTGGAAGGTCCTTTTTTCCGCGAGCTGATCGAGCGGAACGACGAGCTGGAACACGCCCTTCGCGAAGGAGAGGGAGCGGTCCGCGAGCTCGGGTTTCCGCTGCAGGCCGAATCGTCGCCGGGCTGCGCCAACGTATTCGTTCATCTGGAATCGGGAAGGACGCTGCTGTTCAAGAAGGACGGGCGTTTTTCCGATAAAAAGGAAGAAGCGTTTTTCTCCAAAGACGAGCTGCTGGACATGGCGGACGGCGGTTCAACACGGCTTAGCAATAACGCGTTGACGCGGCCGATGATGCAGGAGTACCTGCTGCCGGTTTTGGGCACCGTTCTCGGTCACGCCGAAATCGCCTACTGGAGCTCGCTCGGAGCGGCGTTCAAGCGCTTCGGCATGTCGATGCCGATTATCGTTCCGAGGCAATCGTTTACATTTTTGGAGCCGAACATCCGCAAGCTGCTCGACAAGTATGAAATCACGGCGGAAGAGGTTATTCGCGAAGGCGAAAGCCGGAAGGAAAAATGGCTTGCCGAGCAGGACCGGTGGCAGCTCGATGCCAAATTCGCCGATGTCAGAGACCGGTTCGCAGAGCTTTACGCGCCGATCCTGGATACCATGTCGGCGCTTCAGCCGGCCTTGCGAAAGCTCGGGGAAAGCAATCAGGACAAAATTTTCGAGCAAATCGCCTACCTGGAAAAGCGCGCCTCCGACGCGCTCGCCAAGCAGCACGAAGCGGGACTTCGGCAGTGGGATCGCATGCGCGGCTCGCTGGCGCCCCAGGATAAGCTTCAGGAGCGGGTGCTCGGAAGCATTCATTTCCTGAACCGGTACGGGCCCGATTGGCTTGCGGGCTGGCATCAGGTGCCGTTCGAAGCGACGGGCGGCCATCGGCTGGTCGAGAACCTGATCTCGGAAGCGTTGGTCTGA
- a CDS encoding PhoH family protein, translating into MKKIYVLDTNVLLHDPLAMFSFEENVVVIPSVVLEEIDSKKRLADEIGRNARFVSRELDRMRGLGHLHNGVPLEGGGQLKVEMNHRRFVRVQELFGEMTNDNRILAVALNYHMEEQERGEEGSPVILVSKDVLVRVKADVLGIHAEDYLSDRTVSPSDQYTGHATLRVHPSIIDEFYTYRFLDIQSLGPGVHLHPNEFVILRDELGTSKSALLKVSQDGQRLDPLHLGNDPVWGITARNAQQRMALELLLNDDIPLVTLTGRAGTGKTLITLAAGLMKVEDEHKFKKLLIARPVVPMGKDIGYLPGEKEEKLRPWMQPIYDNLEFLFDTKKSGDLDKILMGLGSIQVEALTYIRGRSIPGQFIIIDEAQNLSRHEVKTIVSRVGENSKIVLLGDPEQIDHPYLDAQSNGLTYLVEQFRGEGISGHVTLEKGERSRLAQLAAERL; encoded by the coding sequence GTGAAAAAAATTTACGTACTCGATACGAATGTGCTGCTGCACGATCCGCTGGCGATGTTTTCTTTCGAGGAGAACGTGGTTGTCATCCCGTCGGTCGTACTGGAGGAAATCGACTCCAAAAAACGGCTGGCCGACGAAATCGGGCGCAACGCCCGCTTCGTATCCCGGGAACTGGACCGCATGCGCGGACTCGGGCATTTGCATAACGGCGTCCCGCTGGAAGGCGGCGGTCAGCTCAAGGTGGAAATGAATCACCGCCGGTTCGTCCGGGTTCAGGAGCTGTTCGGGGAAATGACGAACGACAACCGCATTTTGGCGGTTGCGCTCAATTATCATATGGAGGAGCAGGAGCGCGGGGAAGAAGGAAGCCCCGTCATTCTCGTCAGCAAAGACGTGCTCGTGCGCGTCAAAGCCGACGTGCTCGGCATCCATGCCGAGGACTACTTGTCGGACCGCACCGTGTCCCCCTCCGACCAATATACGGGGCACGCGACGCTGCGGGTCCATCCTTCGATCATCGACGAGTTTTATACGTACCGTTTCCTCGATATTCAAAGCCTGGGGCCGGGCGTTCATTTGCACCCGAACGAATTCGTCATTTTGCGCGACGAGCTCGGCACTTCCAAATCGGCGTTGCTGAAGGTCAGCCAGGACGGGCAGCGGCTCGATCCGCTGCACCTCGGCAACGATCCCGTCTGGGGCATCACCGCGCGAAACGCGCAGCAGCGCATGGCGCTCGAACTGCTGCTGAACGACGACATCCCGCTCGTTACGCTGACCGGCCGCGCCGGAACGGGGAAGACGCTCATTACCCTTGCCGCGGGCCTCATGAAGGTCGAGGACGAGCACAAATTCAAAAAGCTGCTGATCGCCCGTCCCGTCGTGCCGATGGGCAAGGATATCGGGTATTTGCCGGGAGAGAAAGAGGAGAAGCTGCGTCCGTGGATGCAGCCGATTTACGATAATCTGGAGTTTCTGTTCGATACGAAAAAGTCGGGCGATCTCGACAAAATTTTAATGGGTCTCGGCAGCATCCAGGTCGAAGCGCTCACGTACATTCGCGGCCGTTCCATTCCGGGGCAGTTCATCATAATCGATGAAGCGCAAAATTTAAGCCGCCACGAGGTGAAGACGATCGTTTCCCGCGTCGGCGAAAACAGCAAAATCGTGCTGCTGGGCGACCCTGAGCAGATCGACCACCCGTACCTGGACGCGCAGAGCAACGGGCTGACGTACTTGGTGGAGCAGTTCAGAGGAGAGGGCATTAGCGGCCACGTCACCCTGGAAAAGGGCGAGCGCTCGCGCCTCGCGCAGCTCGCCGCCGAAAGGCTGTGA
- a CDS encoding RsfA family transcriptional regulator encodes MTAARQDAWTEDDDLILAEVTLRHIREGGTQLAAFEEVGQRIARTAAACGFRWNSCVRKRYNEAIALAKQQRQKRNYLKKQGIAELSSADETVSVEAGGAKSEALTAESMSLEAVIRYLRQWKGSIQEYNRQIKQFEKELKEKDERIAELEEENERLSKAVNEVQTDYRVVNDDYKALIKIMDRARRLAFLAEESEEEKARFKMDANGNLERIE; translated from the coding sequence ATGACAGCCGCGAGACAGGATGCATGGACGGAAGACGACGATTTGATTTTGGCAGAGGTAACCTTGAGACATATTCGGGAAGGCGGCACGCAACTGGCCGCGTTCGAAGAGGTCGGGCAGCGAATCGCGAGAACGGCGGCGGCGTGCGGCTTCAGATGGAACAGCTGCGTGCGGAAACGGTATAACGAAGCGATCGCGCTCGCCAAGCAGCAGCGGCAAAAACGGAATTATCTCAAAAAGCAGGGGATTGCCGAGCTGAGTTCGGCCGACGAAACGGTTTCGGTCGAAGCGGGCGGCGCCAAATCCGAAGCGCTGACGGCGGAATCTATGTCGCTCGAAGCGGTTATCCGCTATTTGCGTCAATGGAAGGGCTCGATTCAGGAGTATAACCGCCAAATCAAGCAATTCGAAAAGGAATTGAAAGAGAAAGACGAGCGGATTGCCGAGCTCGAGGAAGAGAACGAGCGGCTGTCCAAAGCCGTAAACGAGGTGCAAACCGATTATCGCGTCGTCAACGACGACTACAAGGCGCTCATAAAGATTATGGACCGGGCGCGCCGGCTCGCTTTTTTGGCGGAGGAGTCGGAAGAGGAAAAGGCTCGGTTCAAAATGGACGCAAACGGCAATCTGGAACGCATCGAATAA
- a CDS encoding adenosylhomocysteinase, giving the protein MATTNSIIRDPSLAPEGKLKIDWAQAHMPVLNRIREEFERELPFKGLKVAISLHLEAKTAYLAKVIQAGGAQVAITGSNPLSTQDDVCAALAEDGITVFAKYNPTAEEYHDLLVKTVETKPDLIIDDGGDLVTILHTERQDLLATIRGGAEETTTGILRLKAMEKDGSLKFPMVAVNDAYCKHLFDNRYGTGQSVWDGINRTTNLVVAGKTVVVSGYGWCGKGVAMRAKGLGANVVVTEVDAIKAVEAYMDGFAVMPMDEAAKVGDFFVAVTGNKDVIRGTHFENMKDGAILSNAGHFDVEVNLVELAAMAVSKRTVRRNIEEYALKDGRRVYVLAEGRLVNLAAGDGHPAEIMDMTFALQALALRYANENYQSLGAKVINVPYELDEQVARTKLSAMGVAIDTLSGEQKAYLDSWTAH; this is encoded by the coding sequence TTGGCAACGACTAACAGCATTATCCGGGACCCTTCGCTTGCTCCCGAAGGCAAACTGAAAATCGACTGGGCGCAAGCGCACATGCCCGTGCTGAATCGCATTCGCGAGGAATTCGAGCGCGAGTTGCCGTTCAAGGGACTTAAAGTTGCCATTTCGCTTCACCTGGAAGCCAAAACCGCGTACCTGGCCAAGGTTATTCAAGCCGGCGGCGCGCAAGTGGCCATTACGGGCAGCAATCCGCTGTCCACGCAGGACGACGTGTGCGCGGCGCTCGCGGAAGACGGAATAACCGTTTTCGCCAAATACAATCCGACGGCGGAGGAATACCACGATCTGCTCGTCAAAACCGTGGAAACGAAGCCGGATTTGATCATCGACGACGGCGGCGATCTCGTCACGATCCTCCATACGGAGCGCCAGGATTTGCTCGCCACGATCCGCGGCGGAGCGGAAGAAACGACGACCGGCATTTTGCGCCTGAAAGCGATGGAGAAGGACGGATCGTTGAAATTCCCGATGGTGGCGGTCAACGACGCGTACTGCAAGCACCTGTTCGACAACCGCTATGGGACCGGCCAATCGGTATGGGACGGGATCAACCGGACGACGAACCTCGTCGTCGCGGGCAAAACGGTTGTCGTCAGCGGCTACGGCTGGTGCGGCAAAGGCGTCGCGATGCGGGCCAAGGGGCTGGGCGCGAACGTCGTCGTCACCGAAGTCGACGCGATTAAAGCGGTCGAGGCTTACATGGACGGCTTCGCGGTCATGCCGATGGACGAAGCTGCCAAAGTCGGCGACTTTTTCGTTGCGGTGACGGGCAACAAGGACGTCATTCGCGGCACCCACTTCGAAAATATGAAGGACGGCGCCATTTTGTCCAACGCGGGCCATTTCGACGTGGAAGTCAATCTGGTCGAGCTCGCGGCGATGGCCGTTTCCAAGCGCACCGTCCGCCGCAATATCGAGGAATACGCGCTGAAGGACGGCCGCCGCGTTTACGTGCTCGCCGAAGGACGATTGGTCAATCTGGCCGCCGGCGACGGACACCCGGCCGAAATTATGGACATGACGTTTGCGCTCCAGGCGCTTGCGTTGCGTTACGCGAACGAGAACTATCAGTCGCTCGGCGCAAAGGTTATCAACGTGCCGTACGAGCTCGACGAGCAGGTTGCCCGGACGAAGCTGTCGGCCATGGGCGTCGCCATCGATACGCTGAGCGGAGAGCAAAAAGCGTATTTGGACAGCTGGACCGCGCACTGA
- a CDS encoding coiled-coil domain-containing protein, with protein sequence MRRLIGIGLPLLLLLAALTRTGALVPVYADPAEIPEQTRELLEKSLSVTELEREIERIGSLRTEAERDIIHSETELARQEIEIAAHREKAGRALRSYYMGQKDILLSGILNAGSLSELLRTWELMELVFRSDREALLAYQEEYDRLRQSYEALAKSKTELSEVENALIAQRDRITALRQEVDEALAGSGQEAYLRQLMNEMQAYWRNVGLYEVREHFRALSKAMGRLPDWIQQNPGIMKTSGLKATITVTDEQLNEFIRSEDGRFEQFEISFVPGKMVLEGDNGSLSVRIEGHYTLENEPQNAILFHVDKLVFNGLELPDTTRADLEREFDLGFYPQRLIKYVTADTVDIQEGELVVGLKIGK encoded by the coding sequence ATGCGACGATTGATAGGGATTGGCTTGCCGTTATTGCTGCTCCTTGCGGCATTGACGCGAACCGGGGCTCTCGTTCCCGTTTACGCCGATCCGGCCGAAATCCCCGAACAAACGAGGGAACTGCTGGAAAAAAGTTTATCCGTGACCGAGCTCGAACGGGAAATCGAACGGATCGGAAGCCTGAGAACCGAAGCCGAGCGAGACATCATCCATAGCGAAACGGAACTGGCCCGGCAGGAAATCGAGATTGCGGCCCACCGGGAAAAGGCCGGCCGCGCCTTGCGCTCTTATTATATGGGTCAAAAGGATATTCTGTTGTCCGGAATTTTGAATGCGGGATCGCTTTCCGAGCTGCTCCGGACGTGGGAGCTCATGGAGCTCGTCTTCCGCTCCGACCGCGAAGCCCTGCTCGCGTACCAGGAAGAATACGATCGGCTGCGCCAGAGCTACGAGGCCCTTGCGAAGAGCAAGACGGAGCTTTCCGAGGTCGAGAACGCCCTGATCGCCCAGCGCGACCGGATAACGGCTTTGCGGCAAGAAGTCGACGAAGCCCTCGCGGGCAGCGGGCAGGAAGCGTATTTGCGGCAGTTGATGAACGAAATGCAGGCCTACTGGCGCAACGTCGGCTTATACGAAGTTCGCGAACATTTCCGCGCGCTGTCGAAAGCGATGGGCCGCTTGCCGGATTGGATTCAGCAAAACCCCGGCATCATGAAGACTAGCGGACTGAAGGCGACGATTACCGTCACCGACGAGCAGCTCAACGAGTTCATTCGAAGCGAGGACGGGCGATTCGAGCAATTCGAGATTTCGTTCGTACCGGGAAAAATGGTGCTCGAAGGCGACAACGGCAGCCTGAGCGTGCGGATCGAAGGCCATTATACACTCGAAAACGAGCCGCAAAACGCCATTCTGTTTCATGTCGACAAGCTCGTGTTCAACGGCTTGGAGCTGCCCGACACGACGAGGGCCGATTTGGAACGGGAATTCGATCTCGGTTTTTATCCGCAACGGCTGATCAAGTACGTGACGGCGGACACGGTGGACATTCAAGAGGGGGAACTGGTCGTCGGCTTAAAAATCGGCAAATAG